One Dysgonomonas mossii genomic region harbors:
- a CDS encoding nucleotidyl transferase AbiEii/AbiGii toxin family protein, with protein MNIFEQMLSRYDIKTNEQKRNVTQEVMQEVTLAGLYRGGFFDKAAFYGDTCLRIFHELPRFSEDMDFSLIGKNEIFNLESYFPSIIEEFKAVGRDIVITRKEKKKEAKVESAFLKDNTAIYDVKFKTDKDLKIKIEVDIDPPLGFTTEQKLSLMPFSFMTRCFTLPDLYAGKMHALLFRNWKTRVKGRDWYDFEWYVRHNIPLDFSHLQIRTKEFNGMDMGKEIFTKLLKERLSSTDINMVKRDVLPFIQNPQELDIWSNEYFFQLADRIKFL; from the coding sequence ATGAATATATTTGAACAAATGCTTTCAAGGTACGATATAAAGACCAACGAGCAGAAGAGAAACGTAACACAGGAAGTAATGCAGGAAGTAACCCTTGCCGGATTATACCGTGGGGGATTCTTTGATAAGGCTGCTTTTTATGGTGATACTTGTTTGAGAATCTTCCATGAACTACCTCGATTCAGTGAGGATATGGATTTCTCTCTTATCGGAAAAAATGAAATATTTAATTTAGAAAGTTATTTTCCCTCCATTATTGAGGAATTCAAAGCAGTAGGACGTGATATTGTTATTACACGAAAGGAAAAGAAGAAAGAAGCAAAGGTAGAATCCGCTTTTTTGAAGGATAATACGGCAATATATGATGTTAAGTTCAAGACTGATAAAGATTTGAAAATAAAAATAGAGGTTGATATTGATCCTCCTCTTGGATTCACGACCGAACAAAAATTATCATTGATGCCCTTTTCTTTCATGACACGATGTTTTACGTTACCTGATTTGTATGCCGGAAAGATGCATGCATTACTATTTCGTAATTGGAAAACTCGGGTAAAAGGTCGGGATTGGTATGACTTCGAATGGTATGTTCGACACAATATCCCGTTGGATTTTTCTCATTTGCAAATCAGAACCAAAGAATTTAACGGCATGGACATGGGTAAAGAAATCTTTACCAAGCTGTTGAAAGAGAGACTTTCTTCTACTGACATTAATATGGTTAAGCGTGATGTACTCCCATTTATTCAGAATCCCCAAGAACTGGATATTTGGTCGAATGAATATTTTTTTCAGTTAGCCGATAGGATTAAGTTCTTGTAA
- a CDS encoding type IV toxin-antitoxin system AbiEi family antitoxin domain-containing protein has translation MEELEQLGIIPVNYAVLRSLFSDYRSPRNKIANLEQAEKIIRLKRGMYVVSPKVSRQLLSVELITNHIYGPSYVSMESALRHYGLIPEQVYMIRSMTPNRSKYFENPIGKFEYITVNEDYYSIGIKQQTVENKYTFLIATPEKALCDMITGTPQLRIQSEKALVVYLEENLRFDISALENMNKSIVKECINTGKKKGVLELLLKLLQ, from the coding sequence ATGGAAGAATTAGAACAATTAGGAATTATACCGGTGAACTATGCAGTCCTACGTTCGCTGTTTTCTGACTATCGTTCTCCTCGCAACAAGATTGCTAATCTTGAACAGGCAGAAAAGATAATCCGACTTAAAAGAGGGATGTATGTCGTTTCGCCGAAGGTGAGTAGGCAACTGTTATCTGTAGAACTGATAACGAATCATATTTATGGTCCATCTTATGTCTCTATGGAAAGTGCTTTACGTCATTACGGTTTAATTCCTGAACAAGTTTATATGATTCGTTCCATGACGCCCAATCGTTCCAAATACTTTGAGAATCCGATTGGTAAGTTTGAATATATAACGGTGAATGAGGATTATTATTCCATCGGTATAAAGCAACAGACGGTTGAGAACAAATATACATTCTTGATAGCTACTCCGGAAAAGGCATTATGCGACATGATTACAGGAACGCCACAATTACGGATTCAATCGGAAAAAGCATTAGTAGTTTATCTTGAAGAAAATTTACGATTTGACATATCTGCTTTAGAAAACATGAATAAGAGTATTGTCAAGGAGTGTATAAATACCGGGAAAAAAAAAGGAGTATTAGAATTATTATTGAAGCTATTACAATGA
- a CDS encoding APC family permease yields MSVKNIQKIGSLTGISIVVANMVGTGAFTSLGFQLEALSNTNTILSLWILGGVVALCGAFSYAEIGTDIKKSGGEYTFLSQIYHPVIGYLSGWISLTVGFAAPIALATMAFTEYLPIKTGYPKLIGICLVVLITLVHSRSLNISSVFQNISTFLKVFFILVFIAIGVILPADDTATAINYDKSYLLEIGSAAFAINLIYVSYSYSGWNAAAYITEEFRNPRKSLPRALIGGTLIVTVIYTLLQYTMLKHAAFSDLAGKLNVGSICVEQMLGSFPAKIFSGIISLFLVSGISAMVWIGARVTSSIAKDHSLWHIFKSKEGAVPVKALYLQCGISIFLILTGSFSQVMMYCGMLLNISTLMVVLGVVLRRYRNKRNNIPVTDNFKSPLFPCMQILFIIVSLWMIVFVVGNDFKASMVGVTNLVLGLITYFISRKKDKRAKV; encoded by the coding sequence ATGAGTGTAAAAAACATACAAAAAATAGGCAGTCTGACGGGAATTTCTATTGTTGTGGCAAATATGGTTGGAACAGGAGCTTTTACGAGCTTAGGTTTTCAACTCGAAGCATTGAGTAATACAAATACGATTCTTTCGTTATGGATTTTAGGAGGTGTTGTCGCTCTTTGTGGAGCGTTTAGCTATGCCGAGATAGGCACAGACATAAAGAAATCAGGTGGAGAGTATACTTTCTTGTCCCAAATATACCACCCTGTTATTGGTTATCTTTCCGGATGGATTTCGCTGACGGTTGGTTTTGCTGCTCCCATTGCTTTAGCTACGATGGCTTTCACTGAATATCTTCCTATCAAAACAGGATATCCCAAGCTGATTGGTATCTGTCTGGTAGTGTTGATAACGCTCGTTCATAGTCGTAGTTTGAATATTAGTTCTGTATTTCAAAATATAAGTACATTTCTTAAAGTATTTTTCATTTTGGTTTTTATTGCTATTGGGGTTATTCTGCCGGCAGATGACACGGCAACAGCAATTAATTACGACAAGTCTTATCTGTTAGAAATCGGAAGTGCTGCGTTTGCCATAAACCTGATATATGTCAGTTATTCTTATTCCGGATGGAATGCTGCTGCATATATAACCGAAGAATTCCGGAATCCGAGAAAGTCACTTCCTCGTGCACTGATTGGAGGAACGCTTATTGTGACTGTTATTTATACCTTGTTACAATATACGATGTTGAAGCATGCAGCTTTTTCAGACCTTGCAGGAAAATTAAATGTCGGATCCATCTGTGTAGAGCAGATGCTTGGAAGCTTTCCTGCGAAGATATTCAGTGGGATCATATCATTGTTTCTCGTTTCAGGCATAAGTGCAATGGTGTGGATTGGAGCAAGGGTTACATCCAGCATCGCAAAAGATCATTCGTTGTGGCATATTTTTAAGTCTAAGGAAGGAGCCGTGCCGGTTAAGGCTCTTTATTTGCAGTGCGGTATAAGTATATTCCTTATTCTTACTGGTTCTTTCTCGCAGGTAATGATGTATTGCGGAATGCTGCTCAATATTTCAACCCTTATGGTTGTGTTAGGTGTTGTTCTTAGACGATACCGTAATAAGAGAAATAATATTCCTGTAACAGATAATTTCAAAAGTCCGTTATTTCCTTGTATGCAAATTCTCTTTATAATTGTTTCTCTGTGGATGATTGTCTTTGTCGTCGGAAATGATTTTAAAGCATCTATGGTTGGGGTAACAAATCTGGTATTAGGTTTAATCACATATTTTATAAGTAGAAAGAAGGATAAAAGGGCAAAGGTCTAA
- a CDS encoding HEAT repeat domain-containing protein, translating to MRKIFLQLLFCLCIYSMQGQTVINPSVKTKTSFAIIVDSESYNQAKTELEAYKKVIEQDGLGTYIIYHAWTSPDQIRELLVKLHSSRTQPLEGAVFVGDIPIPMLRDVQHLTTAFKMDQKRNWQQSSVPSDRFYDDFGLKFDFIKKDSVKPLYFYYSLKAESNHTLRSNIYSARIKPLEKSKTDKYTQLRNYLNKVVSVRTTEKNNIIDNITVARGHGYNSESRVAWAGEQLALREQFPVAFNTRGNVKFMDFDTYWPMKPYWLNEVLRPDLDVMLFHHHGSNDYQYINGYKTGSDVNTSIENIKLYLRSKVVSYAKKKGNTKEDAIEYYTNWLGVPRSWSEEAFDPELQKKDSIMNLTLDITVKDILEIAPNARFVMFDACYNGSFYEDEYIAGAYIFNEGKTIVTQGNTVNTIQDKWPDRFLGLLNLGLRVGQWGKYTQYLETHIIGDPTFHFAPNTSSQFDINEALTVHSKDNTFWTKALSSTSPDIQAIALHRLFDNNAANISELLKKTYIKSPYMIVRLECLILLSQLDDDNFTEVLALATTDSYELTRRLALDFIPRNGSDKLLPAVAKAILNDNTSERIVFKISSGLRMMDLDKLEVEIIKQSNSLPLYSRDNLEGILKNIRSTNNSKKKDIAIILDKSVKEKSRSLEISRFRNNPVTEYVDTLFGVLDDITYEPDLRLKTAEALGWYNYSYRKNYIIEHLEKIMPQEKDAAVLHEIKKTIKRLSEK from the coding sequence ATGAGAAAAATATTCTTACAATTATTGTTTTGTCTTTGCATATATTCTATGCAAGGACAAACTGTTATAAATCCGTCTGTAAAAACAAAGACTTCTTTTGCTATTATTGTTGATAGTGAGAGTTACAATCAGGCGAAAACAGAACTAGAGGCATACAAAAAAGTTATAGAACAAGATGGTCTTGGTACGTATATCATATATCATGCTTGGACATCTCCCGATCAGATAAGGGAGTTATTGGTGAAACTGCATAGTAGTAGAACTCAACCTCTTGAGGGAGCTGTATTTGTCGGAGATATTCCGATTCCAATGCTCCGGGACGTGCAACATCTTACGACAGCTTTTAAGATGGATCAAAAACGAAATTGGCAACAATCAAGTGTGCCATCAGACCGATTCTATGATGATTTTGGATTGAAGTTTGACTTTATAAAGAAAGACTCTGTTAAACCGCTTTATTTTTATTATTCTTTAAAAGCAGAGTCGAACCATACCCTTCGTTCCAATATTTATTCTGCCCGTATCAAGCCCTTAGAGAAAAGCAAGACTGATAAATATACTCAATTGCGAAATTATCTGAACAAGGTTGTAAGTGTAAGAACAACAGAGAAAAATAATATTATTGATAATATTACAGTAGCCAGAGGACATGGCTATAACTCGGAGTCTAGAGTTGCTTGGGCTGGAGAACAATTGGCGTTGAGAGAGCAATTTCCAGTAGCATTTAATACTCGAGGTAACGTGAAATTCATGGATTTTGACACCTATTGGCCGATGAAGCCGTATTGGTTAAATGAGGTTCTTCGTCCTGACTTGGATGTTATGCTGTTTCACCATCATGGATCAAATGATTATCAATATATTAATGGATATAAAACGGGAAGCGATGTCAATACCTCAATAGAAAATATTAAGCTTTATTTGAGGAGCAAAGTCGTTTCGTATGCAAAGAAAAAAGGCAACACAAAAGAAGATGCAATAGAATATTATACAAATTGGCTTGGAGTACCACGTTCATGGAGTGAAGAAGCATTCGATCCCGAACTTCAGAAGAAAGATTCTATTATGAATCTGACTCTCGATATAACAGTAAAAGATATTTTGGAGATTGCTCCTAATGCACGCTTTGTAATGTTTGATGCTTGCTATAATGGATCTTTCTATGAGGATGAATATATTGCAGGAGCTTATATTTTTAACGAAGGGAAGACAATCGTTACACAAGGAAATACTGTAAATACGATTCAAGACAAATGGCCCGATCGTTTTTTAGGTCTTCTTAATTTGGGGCTGCGCGTAGGGCAATGGGGAAAATACACCCAATATTTAGAAACACACATAATTGGGGATCCAACATTTCATTTTGCGCCTAATACGTCTAGTCAGTTTGATATAAATGAGGCTTTAACCGTGCATTCAAAAGACAATACTTTTTGGACTAAAGCTCTCTCCTCGACCTCTCCGGATATTCAAGCAATTGCCTTACATCGGTTGTTTGATAATAATGCTGCTAATATTTCTGAATTACTCAAGAAGACATACATAAAATCTCCATACATGATAGTAAGACTAGAGTGCTTAATTTTACTATCTCAACTAGACGATGATAATTTTACAGAAGTATTGGCTCTTGCCACGACCGATAGTTATGAATTGACAAGACGGTTGGCTCTTGATTTTATTCCCAGAAATGGTTCAGATAAGTTGCTGCCGGCTGTAGCCAAAGCAATATTAAATGATAATACATCGGAACGTATTGTTTTCAAAATTTCATCAGGGCTAAGGATGATGGATTTGGATAAGCTGGAAGTAGAGATTATAAAACAATCAAATTCACTTCCATTATATTCTAGAGATAATCTGGAAGGCATCTTAAAAAATATTAGGTCTACCAATAATAGCAAAAAGAAAGATATAGCCATCATATTGGATAAATCAGTAAAAGAAAAAAGCAGGTCTCTTGAAATCTCAAGGTTTAGAAATAATCCTGTAACAGAGTATGTCGATACTTTATTCGGCGTGTTGGACGATATTACATATGAACCCGATTTACGCTTAAAAACAGCAGAGGCTTTAGGTTGGTATAATTACTCTTATCGGAAAAATTATATTATAGAGCACTTAGAAAAAATAATGCCACAAGAGAAAGATGCGGCAGTACTACATGAAATAAAAAAGACGATAAAGCGTCTATCTGAAAAATAA
- a CDS encoding helix-turn-helix domain-containing protein, giving the protein MVYLFKIRELCEKKGVSMKQAASDLGMTEQSLHKLIKANSTKIDTLLTIADYFKVEPAYFFDSHSGDTNQYVRIKKEEFSGLIKKVLAYSIHGFGLIKLEWNNNEQKFNTYFDILDKQYVPTGEDLEYISAILERKIELTNNTNPKDISKLLMTKDEFDFTSAYYYSIKKGQAQEELQKLSSFMDKHNIPVTESIKRDIRELNDKIKHYESKSIIGTNK; this is encoded by the coding sequence ATGGTCTATTTGTTTAAAATACGTGAATTGTGCGAAAAAAAAGGTGTGAGCATGAAGCAGGCAGCATCAGACTTGGGAATGACTGAGCAAAGCCTTCATAAGCTTATCAAAGCCAATTCTACTAAAATAGATACCTTGCTCACCATAGCGGACTATTTCAAGGTAGAACCCGCTTATTTTTTTGATTCCCATTCGGGAGATACCAACCAATATGTAAGGATCAAAAAAGAAGAATTTTCTGGGCTGATAAAAAAAGTATTGGCATACTCTATACACGGCTTCGGGCTTATCAAATTGGAATGGAATAATAACGAACAAAAGTTCAATACTTATTTTGACATATTGGATAAACAATATGTTCCCACAGGCGAAGATTTGGAGTATATATCGGCTATCCTTGAAAGAAAAATAGAACTGACGAACAATACAAACCCAAAAGATATATCCAAGCTGTTAATGACTAAAGACGAGTTCGATTTTACTTCGGCTTATTATTACAGCATCAAAAAAGGACAGGCACAGGAAGAACTGCAAAAGCTTTCTTCTTTCATGGATAAACATAACATTCCTGTAACAGAATCTATAAAAAGGGACATACGGGAATTAAATGATAAGATAAAACACTACGAATCCAAAAGTATAATAGGTACTAATAAATAA